Genomic segment of Arachnia propionica:
TCGTGTTTCGGCTGGTAGAAGTCGCTGCCGCGCAGCACCTCGACCACGTCGGAGATGGCGTCCTTGCTCATCAGCATGGCCCCGAGGACGCTCTGCTCGGCCTGGAGGTCCTGCGGGGGGGTGCGCCCCACCGACTCCTCGGCGTATTCCTCCGACATGCCTTCCTTTCCTGGCCCCCGCCGACGCATCCCGGTCGGACTCATCAATGTAACCCCGCCCCGCGACGACCGCCGCCCTGGTTGTGGAAAACTCTGTGGACAGCTGTGGAAGACCGGTGGGGAAGTGACGGCAACGCTGGCCGGGACCCGGGGAAAACCACCCGGAATCGTTATAAAACCGTTATCATTGCGGGTGGGTTCGTCCCGCTGCAGGGCTTCCGCGCGTTTCGCTTGCCTTGCCGTCGTGCGCTTGCGCTGTAGCGCTGGCGTTTGCCCGTAGGGCAGGCGTTCCCGTCGGGAAGGCCAGCGGACGACGGGAAGGCTGGCGTTTGGCGGGTGGGCTGGCGAGTCGGGGCTGGTGCCGTGGGCGTGGTGTCTTTCTCCTGGTTCGCTTGCCTTGCCGCCGTGCGCTTGCGCTGTAGCGCTGGCGTTTGCCCGTAGGGCAGGCGTTCCCGTCGGGAAGGGTGTGGGTGAACGCTTGAACCAGCTACCCCTGGGGGGTATAGTCGTCGGCGTGGAGAAAGAACACGACGGCTGCCGCGCGCAGCACGGCTACACCGCCGACAAACAGGCCTACCTGCGGCGGCTCCGGCTGATCGAGGGGCAGGCGCGCGGGATCGCCCGCATGGTGGAGCAGGACGAGTACTGCATCGACATCATGACCCAGATCTCCGCCGTCACCAGCGCCCTCAAGGCGGTGTCCATGGCCCTGCTGAAGGACCACCTCGAACACTGCGTCGCGGCCGCCGTGCGCGAGGGCGGGGACGCCGCCCAGGAGAAGTTCGACGAGGCCATGACCGCCATCTCCCGGTTGGCCCGCTGAACGCGGAAACCCCTCCGGCAAGGGCCGGAGAAAAACCTCAGACCCCCGGATCGCACCGGGAACCGGAAAGGAAACAACCATGAAGACCGACTACGCCGTTGCCGGGATGACCTGCGGACACTGCGCCTCCCACGTCACCGAGGAGATCCAGACGATCAAGGGCGTCAAGAGCGTCAGCGTCGACTGGGAATCGGGTCGGATGGTCATCGAATCCGACGAGAAGATCCCCTTCGACGCGGTCGTCGAGGCCGTCGCCGAGGCCGGCGACTACACCGTCAAAGAGGCCTGAGACGCGGCAACGAACCACACAGGACACGCAGGAGGCGAGCAATAGATGACCAACACAGGTGTGGTGGAGCGGGGCTCCACCGGGGGCGCGAAGAACTCGGTGGCGATCTCCCTCGACCTGACGGGCATGACCTGCGCCTCCTGCGCCAATCGCATCGAGAAGAAACTCAACAAGGTCGACGGGGTGCAGGCCACCGTCAACTACGCCACCGAGAAGGCCAGGGTGCAGGCCCCGAAGGGCACCACCGCCCAGGACCTGATCGCCGTGGTGGAGGCCGCAGGCTACGGGGCCCGCGAGACCACCGTCGAGCCCCGGGAGGAACGCGCCGACGTGCTCCTGCCGCGGGTGCAGCTGGCATTCACGCTGGCGGTCCCCGTGATCGCGGTCTCGATGGTGCCCGCCCTGCAGTTCCCCGGCTGGCAGTGGCTGGCGCTGCTGCTGACCACCATCGTCGTGTTCTGGTGCGGGCGCAGCTTCCACAGGGCCGCGCTCGCCAACGTCCGGCACGGCGCCACCACCATGGACACCCTGGTAAGCCTCGGCACCTCGGTGGCGTGGCTGTGGTCGGTGGTGGCCATGTTCTTCGGTCACGCCGGAGCCATCGGCATGACCCACGAGTTCACGCTCACCCTCGGGCATGCCGACCCGATGGGTAGCGTCTATTTCGAGGCCGCCGCGGGCGTGGTCGCCTTCCTGCTGCTGGGCCGCTGGATCGAGGCCCGTTCCAAACGGGAGGCCGGATCGGCGGTGCGGGCGCTGCTGGAGGTCGGCGCGAAGGAGGCGACGATCCTGCGCGACGGCGCGGAGGTCGCGATCCCCGCGGGTGAGCTGTCGCTCAACGACCTCATCGTGGTGCGTCCCGGTGAGAAGGTGGCTGCCGACGGGGTGGTGGTCGAGGGCAGTTCCGCCGTCGACGCCGCCGTGATCACGGGCGAGTCGCTGCCGGTGGAGGTCGGCCCGGGCTCGGCGGTGGTGGGCGGGTCGGTCAACACCACGGGACGCCTGGTGGTCAAGGCGACGGCGGTCGGGTCGGCCACCCAGGTGGCGCAGATCGCGCGGCTCGTCGAGGAGGCCCAGACCGGCAAGGCCCGGGCCCAGCGCCTGGCGGACCGGATCACGGAGTTCTTCGTGCCCGCCGTGCTGGTGCTGTCGATGCTCACCTTCATGGTGCAGCTGCTCGTCGGTGCGGGCCCCACCTTCGCGCTCACCGCGGGCATGGCGGTGCTCATCATCGCCTGCCCGTGCGCGCTCGGGCTCGCCACCCCGTCGGCGCTGCTGGTGGGCACCGGTCGCGGCGCCGAGCTGGGCGTGATCATCCGAGGCGCCCAGGCCCTGGAGAAGGCCCGTTCCGTGCAGGCGGTGGTGCTGGACAAGACCGGCACCCTCACCACGGGGAGGATGTCGGTGCTGGAGGTCGCGCCCGCCGAGGGCGTGGACGAGGCCGAGCTGCTGGCCGTCGCCGCGGCCGTGGAGGCCGGTTCCGAGCATCCCATCGCCCGCGCCGTCGTGGAGCGCGCCGGGGACGCGCCCGCTGCGGAGCGGTTCGAGGCCCTGCCCGGCATCGGGGCGCGGGCCCTGCTCGACGGGGTTCCGGTGGCGGTGGGTTCCCGGCGTCTGCTGGCCGAGCAGGGCATCGAGGTCCCGGGCGAGGCCAGCCGGGAGGGCAGCGAGGTGTTCGTCGTCCGCGACGGCGCGCTGCTGGGGCGGATCGTGGTCGG
This window contains:
- a CDS encoding metal-sensitive transcriptional regulator is translated as MEKEHDGCRAQHGYTADKQAYLRRLRLIEGQARGIARMVEQDEYCIDIMTQISAVTSALKAVSMALLKDHLEHCVAAAVREGGDAAQEKFDEAMTAISRLAR
- a CDS encoding heavy-metal-associated domain-containing protein, encoding MKTDYAVAGMTCGHCASHVTEEIQTIKGVKSVSVDWESGRMVIESDEKIPFDAVVEAVAEAGDYTVKEA
- a CDS encoding heavy metal translocating P-type ATPase, with translation MTNTGVVERGSTGGAKNSVAISLDLTGMTCASCANRIEKKLNKVDGVQATVNYATEKARVQAPKGTTAQDLIAVVEAAGYGARETTVEPREERADVLLPRVQLAFTLAVPVIAVSMVPALQFPGWQWLALLLTTIVVFWCGRSFHRAALANVRHGATTMDTLVSLGTSVAWLWSVVAMFFGHAGAIGMTHEFTLTLGHADPMGSVYFEAAAGVVAFLLLGRWIEARSKREAGSAVRALLEVGAKEATILRDGAEVAIPAGELSLNDLIVVRPGEKVAADGVVVEGSSAVDAAVITGESLPVEVGPGSAVVGGSVNTTGRLVVKATAVGSATQVAQIARLVEEAQTGKARAQRLADRITEFFVPAVLVLSMLTFMVQLLVGAGPTFALTAGMAVLIIACPCALGLATPSALLVGTGRGAELGVIIRGAQALEKARSVQAVVLDKTGTLTTGRMSVLEVAPAEGVDEAELLAVAAAVEAGSEHPIARAVVERAGDAPAAERFEALPGIGARALLDGVPVAVGSRRLLAEQGIEVPGEASREGSEVFVVRDGALLGRIVVGDQLKPGAAEAVAGLRDLGLRPVLLTGDSWVVAREVASQVGIEDVHAEVLPQGKAEVITGLQADGMRVAMVGDGVNDAAALATSDLGIAMGAGTDAAMAASDLTLMRDDLMGVVDAIRLSRATERTIRGNLLWAFFYNVAAIPVAALGLLTPMIAGAAMACSSVFVVLNSLRLRNFR